From Pseudomonas vanderleydeniana, the proteins below share one genomic window:
- a CDS encoding ABC transporter ATP-binding protein, with protein MSLLEVRDLHVHFAAQGRGLLGLKRQWVRAVNGVSLTLAAGETLGLVGESGSGKSSLGRAILRLNDIAAGQVLFDGVDVAQGRGIELERLRRETAMIFQDPYAALNPRLSIGQTLAEVLRVQRKVAPERIAARVEELLTLVGLRPELAGRKPGSLSGGQCQRVGIARALAVEPRLIVADECVAALDVSIQGQIVNLLLELRQRLNLSILFIAHDLAIVRRLCDRVAVMYLGQIVEEGSVEAVFGAPRHPYTAALIDSIPDIDPERRLPAEPLPGEPPSPLQAPSGCAFHPRCRQARPVCAEAQPPTHQLEHQRYSCVIEQPLSQTPNPTSINRELYA; from the coding sequence ATGAGTCTGCTCGAAGTCAGGGACCTGCATGTGCACTTTGCCGCCCAGGGCCGTGGCCTGCTGGGCCTCAAGCGGCAATGGGTGAGGGCGGTCAACGGTGTCTCGCTGACCTTGGCCGCGGGCGAGACCCTGGGGCTGGTTGGCGAGTCCGGCAGCGGCAAGAGCAGCCTGGGCCGGGCGATCCTGCGGCTCAACGACATTGCGGCGGGCCAGGTCCTGTTCGATGGCGTGGACGTCGCCCAGGGGCGCGGCATCGAGCTGGAGCGGCTGCGCCGCGAGACCGCGATGATCTTTCAGGACCCTTATGCCGCACTCAATCCGCGGCTGAGCATTGGCCAGACGCTGGCCGAAGTCCTGCGGGTCCAGCGCAAGGTGGCGCCCGAGCGGATTGCCGCGCGCGTCGAGGAGTTGCTGACCCTGGTCGGCCTGCGTCCCGAGCTGGCCGGGCGCAAGCCGGGCAGTCTCAGCGGTGGACAGTGCCAGCGCGTCGGCATCGCCCGGGCCCTGGCGGTGGAGCCGCGGCTGATCGTCGCCGATGAATGCGTGGCCGCACTCGACGTGTCGATCCAGGGACAGATCGTCAACCTGCTGCTGGAGCTGCGTCAGCGCCTGAACCTGTCGATCCTGTTCATCGCCCATGACCTGGCAATCGTCCGGCGCCTGTGCGACCGGGTCGCGGTGATGTACCTGGGCCAGATCGTCGAGGAGGGCAGCGTCGAGGCGGTGTTTGGCGCGCCGCGGCATCCGTATACGGCCGCGTTGATCGACTCGATCCCCGACATCGACCCCGAGCGTCGCCTGCCTGCCGAACCCTTGCCCGGCGAGCCGCCGAGCCCCCTGCAAGCCCCGAGTGGCTGCGCCTTTCATCCGCGCTGCCGCCAGGCCCGGCCGGTGTGTGCCGAGGCCCAGCCGCCGACCCATCAGCTCGAGCACCAGCGCTACAGCTGCGTGATCGAGCAACCGCTGTCGCAAACCCCAAACCCCACATCGATTAACAGGGAGTTATACGCATGA
- a CDS encoding ABC transporter ATP-binding protein: MSSPVLQVQDLSVVAHDGATPLTLVDRLSFDLAEGEILGLVGESGSGKTMACRALMRLLPSNSLSIEGTAVRLAGQNLLALDEKGMRAMRGRQIGMVFQNPSSHLDPLMRIGEQIGEGIRQHQQCSRREARAQAIEVLRQVGIPDPQRRVDNYPHEFSGGMRQRAMIAVALGCEPRVLIADEPTTALDVTVQAQILRLLLDLRDQRGLSLIMITHDLGVVAQTCDTIAVMYAGRLCEHGRKQELLARPRHPYTAGLVACQPAGGASQEPLRTIGGQPPLLADLPSGCRFNPRCQSLGASCREVLPDLRAVEQGQRVACHYPLSGGQP; the protein is encoded by the coding sequence ATGAGTTCGCCGGTGTTGCAGGTGCAGGACCTCAGTGTGGTGGCGCATGACGGCGCAACGCCGCTGACCCTGGTCGATCGACTGTCCTTCGACCTGGCCGAAGGTGAAATCCTCGGCCTGGTCGGTGAAAGCGGCTCGGGCAAGACCATGGCCTGTCGGGCCCTGATGCGCCTGTTGCCCTCCAACAGCCTGAGCATCGAGGGGACCGCCGTACGCCTGGCCGGGCAGAACCTGCTGGCGCTGGATGAGAAAGGCATGCGCGCCATGCGCGGTCGGCAGATCGGCATGGTGTTCCAGAATCCCAGTAGCCATCTCGATCCCTTGATGCGCATCGGCGAACAGATCGGCGAAGGCATCCGCCAGCACCAGCAGTGCTCGCGCCGTGAGGCCCGGGCCCAGGCAATCGAAGTGTTGCGCCAGGTGGGGATCCCCGACCCGCAGCGGCGGGTCGACAATTACCCCCACGAATTCTCCGGCGGCATGCGCCAGCGGGCGATGATCGCCGTGGCCCTGGGCTGCGAGCCCAGGGTGCTGATCGCCGACGAGCCGACCACGGCCCTCGATGTGACGGTGCAGGCGCAGATCCTGCGTCTGCTGCTGGATCTGCGTGACCAACGTGGCCTGTCGTTGATCATGATCACCCACGACCTGGGCGTGGTGGCACAGACTTGCGACACGATCGCCGTGATGTATGCCGGCCGGCTCTGCGAACATGGGCGCAAGCAGGAACTGCTGGCGCGGCCACGGCACCCCTACACCGCAGGGCTGGTGGCCTGCCAGCCGGCCGGCGGTGCCAGCCAGGAGCCGCTGCGGACCATTGGCGGCCAGCCACCGTTGCTTGCCGACCTGCCATCGGGCTGCCGTTTCAACCCACGCTGCCAGTCCCTGGGGGCCAGTTGCCGTGAGGTCCTGCCGGACCTGCGGGCTGTCGAACAGGGGCAGCGAGTGGCCTGTCATTACCCGTTGTCCGGAGGCCAGCCATGA
- a CDS encoding ABC transporter permease: protein MSGAQAIGLRRSVLGLRLGNGRLAMVLGLGILGGWLLLAIFAPWIAPYDPILQNTDVRLLAPSAAHWFGTDHFGRDVLSRVIWGARVDLQLAVLGVIFPFLIGTVVGALCGYIGGRFDTVCMRLIDIVLAFPFLVLMLAIMAILGPGLTSFYIAMALVGWVSYARLIRSQILILKHSDFALAARSLGFGHGRILFRHLLPNALFSSVVFAMSDAVLVLLNGAAVSYLGLGVQPPTAEWGTMVAEGQSLITSAWWICTFPGIAIVTLAMGFSLLADGVAEAMGERT from the coding sequence ATGAGCGGCGCACAGGCGATCGGCCTGCGGCGCAGCGTTCTCGGCCTGCGGCTGGGCAACGGCCGCCTGGCGATGGTTCTTGGGCTGGGTATTCTCGGTGGCTGGCTGTTGCTGGCGATCTTCGCCCCCTGGATCGCGCCCTACGATCCGATCCTGCAGAACACCGATGTGCGCCTGCTGGCGCCGAGCGCAGCGCATTGGTTCGGTACCGACCATTTTGGCCGGGACGTGCTGTCCCGGGTGATCTGGGGCGCCCGGGTCGACCTGCAGCTGGCGGTACTCGGAGTGATCTTCCCGTTCCTGATCGGCACCGTGGTCGGTGCCCTGTGCGGATACATCGGGGGCCGCTTCGATACCGTCTGCATGCGCCTGATCGATATCGTCCTGGCCTTTCCGTTCCTGGTGCTGATGCTGGCGATCATGGCCATTCTCGGCCCTGGCCTGACCAGCTTCTACATCGCCATGGCCCTGGTCGGGTGGGTGTCCTATGCGCGACTGATCCGCTCGCAGATCCTGATTCTCAAGCACAGTGACTTCGCCCTGGCCGCTAGGAGCCTGGGGTTCGGCCATGGGCGCATCCTGTTTCGGCACCTGCTGCCCAACGCATTGTTCAGCTCGGTGGTGTTCGCCATGTCCGATGCGGTACTGGTACTGCTCAACGGTGCGGCGGTGAGTTATCTGGGGCTGGGCGTGCAGCCGCCAACCGCGGAGTGGGGCACCATGGTTGCCGAAGGGCAGAGCCTGATCACCAGTGCCTGGTGGATCTGTACGTTTCCGGGGATTGCCATCGTCACCCTGGCCATGGGCTTCAGCCTGTTGGCCGATGGTGTCGCCGAAGCCATGGGGGAGCGCACATGA
- a CDS encoding ABC transporter permease translates to MNLQRYRFILTRPLQLLPVLFGISLVTFVLIRSIPGDPARALLGSRTTPEALANVRAQFGLDQPLPLQYFYFLKNLLQGDLGQSIQYRVDTLKLIATRIEPTLTLVLGSVVLALLIAIPLATLAARHKGGWVDNLVRVFTTSGLGVPAFWLGIMLILVFSVQLGWFPVTGYGRTWLDKLHHLTLPCLTIALALSSVLIRNLRASMLAELQADHVTAARARGLSEAAILRRHVLPNSLVPTVNLLAVNIGWLISSTVVIESLFAIPGIGQLLVRGIFGRDYMVVQGVAMVLALATVAVNFLADVATVAIDPRVKVQ, encoded by the coding sequence ATGAATCTGCAGCGCTACCGCTTCATCCTGACCCGGCCCCTGCAGCTGTTGCCGGTGTTGTTCGGCATCAGCCTGGTGACCTTCGTGCTGATCCGCTCGATTCCCGGGGATCCGGCGCGGGCGTTGCTGGGGTCGCGCACCACACCTGAGGCATTGGCCAATGTCCGGGCACAGTTCGGTCTCGACCAGCCACTGCCACTGCAGTACTTCTATTTCCTCAAGAACCTGCTGCAGGGCGACCTGGGACAGTCGATCCAGTACCGGGTCGATACGCTGAAGCTGATCGCCACCCGCATCGAGCCGACACTGACCCTGGTGCTGGGTAGCGTCGTGCTCGCGCTATTGATCGCCATCCCGCTGGCGACCCTGGCGGCCCGGCACAAGGGTGGCTGGGTCGACAACCTGGTACGGGTGTTCACTACCAGTGGCCTTGGGGTGCCGGCGTTCTGGCTGGGAATCATGCTGATCCTCGTGTTCAGCGTGCAGCTTGGCTGGTTCCCGGTGACCGGCTATGGACGTACCTGGCTGGACAAGCTGCATCACCTGACCTTGCCTTGCCTGACCATCGCCCTGGCCCTGTCCTCGGTACTGATCCGCAACCTGCGCGCGAGCATGCTGGCCGAACTGCAGGCCGATCATGTCACCGCGGCCCGGGCGCGTGGCCTTTCAGAGGCGGCGATCCTGCGGCGGCACGTGCTGCCCAACTCCCTGGTGCCGACGGTCAACCTGCTGGCGGTGAACATCGGCTGGCTGATCAGTAGCACGGTGGTGATCGAAAGCCTGTTTGCCATTCCGGGTATCGGCCAATTGCTGGTGCGCGGCATCTTCGGGCGTGACTACATGGTGGTCCAGGGGGTAGCGATGGTGCTGGCCCTGGCGACGGTGGCGGTCAATTTCCTGGCGGACGTGGCGACTGTTGCGATCGATCCGCGAGTGAAAGTCCAATGA
- a CDS encoding proline iminopeptidase-family hydrolase codes for MWYELEPDQRYTLEVDGHNIVAYSFGSGDEVLLCLNGGPGLPCDYLRDAHGWLKEKGLRVVAFDQLGTGASDRPTDPALWDITRYVAEVEHVRQALELGRVHLLGHSWGGWLAIEYAIHHPQHLKSLVLENTVGDIPHLTLELERLRSALGSETVAMMQRHEAEGRFDHPQYQAAITLLNYRHVCRLDEWPVPVQRSLGDWNMGPYETMQGPNEFLYVGNLKDWNRIEEMKAFEMPVLITTGQHDELTPACAYRMKRSLRDVELHVFPNSSHMPFYEEPQAYFPVLLDFLRRHRGAA; via the coding sequence ATGTGGTACGAGTTGGAACCGGATCAGCGTTACACCCTTGAAGTCGATGGTCACAACATAGTGGCCTACAGCTTTGGCAGCGGTGATGAAGTGCTGCTGTGCCTCAACGGGGGCCCCGGGCTGCCATGCGATTACCTGCGTGACGCCCATGGCTGGCTGAAGGAAAAGGGCTTGCGGGTAGTGGCCTTCGACCAGTTGGGCACGGGCGCCTCCGACCGGCCGACCGATCCGGCGCTGTGGGATATCACCCGCTACGTCGCCGAAGTGGAGCATGTGCGCCAGGCACTGGAACTGGGCCGGGTACACTTGCTCGGCCATTCCTGGGGCGGCTGGCTGGCAATCGAGTATGCCATTCACCACCCGCAGCATCTCAAGTCCCTGGTGCTGGAAAACACCGTCGGCGATATCCCGCACCTGACCCTGGAACTGGAGCGCCTGCGCAGCGCCCTGGGCAGCGAGACCGTTGCCATGATGCAGCGCCACGAGGCCGAGGGCCGATTCGACCACCCGCAGTACCAGGCGGCGATCACCTTGCTCAACTATCGCCATGTCTGCCGTCTAGACGAATGGCCCGTCCCGGTACAGCGCTCCCTGGGCGACTGGAACATGGGGCCCTATGAAACCATGCAGGGGCCCAACGAGTTCCTGTACGTCGGCAATCTCAAGGACTGGAACCGCATCGAGGAGATGAAAGCCTTCGAAATGCCGGTCCTGATCACCACCGGCCAGCATGACGAACTCACTCCGGCCTGCGCCTATCGAATGAAACGTTCGCTCAGGGACGTCGAACTGCACGTGTTCCCCAACAGCAGCCACATGCCATTCTACGAGGAGCCCCAGGCCTACTTCCCGGTCCTGCTCGACTTCCTGCGGCGTCATCGGGGCGCTGCATGA
- a CDS encoding LuxR family transcriptional regulator: MQTKFAEVDPRRLSGSTMDELMDNAMVLAGNLGFDALVYDYTPVPTDHEGTLITPSLLKVRNTPSDWHSLWCEQGFYQIDPVQHLALNSTSPFVWSYQPKAETALQKVIDQRHSPVTSYLQDRQMTCGVSVPIHLPKGGFASLTGLRTGNSKYVLKDAQQSLTEFSVISHALQEAAYPLFSPEMRAYPHIHLTRRERECLQWAAEGLTAKEIAEQLHRSLATVTLHLASAMHKLGAKNRVQAVLRAVHYRLLDS; encoded by the coding sequence ATGCAGACCAAATTCGCCGAGGTCGATCCCCGCCGTCTGTCCGGCAGCACAATGGATGAGCTGATGGACAACGCCATGGTCCTGGCGGGCAACCTGGGGTTCGATGCCCTGGTCTACGACTACACGCCAGTGCCTACGGATCACGAGGGTACCCTGATTACCCCCTCGCTGCTCAAGGTTCGCAATACGCCGTCGGACTGGCATTCGCTCTGGTGCGAACAGGGTTTCTACCAGATAGACCCCGTGCAGCACCTGGCCCTGAACAGCACCTCCCCCTTCGTCTGGTCCTATCAGCCCAAGGCTGAAACCGCCCTGCAGAAGGTCATCGACCAACGTCATTCGCCCGTGACCAGCTACCTGCAGGACCGGCAGATGACCTGCGGCGTGAGCGTCCCGATTCACCTGCCCAAGGGTGGATTCGCCTCGTTGACGGGATTACGTACAGGCAACAGTAAATATGTCCTAAAGGACGCCCAGCAGAGCCTGACAGAGTTCAGCGTCATTTCCCATGCGCTCCAGGAAGCGGCCTACCCATTATTCAGCCCTGAAATGCGCGCCTACCCGCACATCCACCTGACCCGACGCGAGCGTGAATGCCTGCAATGGGCCGCCGAAGGCCTCACCGCCAAGGAAATCGCCGAACAATTGCACCGTTCGCTGGCCACCGTCACCCTGCACCTGGCCTCGGCCATGCACAAACTTGGGGCAAAGAACCGGGTGCAGGCGGTGCTGCGCGCCGTGCATTACCGACTACTGGACAGCTGA
- a CDS encoding proline iminopeptidase-family hydrolase, with product MEFKDVQEGFANFGPYQTWYRVTGDLASGRTPLVILHGGPGCTHDYVDAFKDIAASGHAVVHYDQLGNGKSTHLPDQDPSFWTVQLFLDELDNLLDHLGIGQHYVLLGQSWGGMLASEHAVRQPAGLKAMILANSPSCMRTWVSEANRLREQLPPAVQQALLKHEQAGTYSDPEYVEASRVFYDRHVCRISPWPEEVARTFAQVDADPTVYHTMSGPTEFHVIGSLKDWTIIDRLHLVQVPTLVISGRHDEATEAVVKPYVEKIAGARWALFEDSSHMPHVEERQACMGTVLQFLDESL from the coding sequence ATGGAATTCAAGGATGTACAGGAAGGATTTGCGAACTTCGGCCCTTACCAGACCTGGTACCGCGTCACCGGAGACCTGGCCAGTGGTCGTACGCCCCTGGTGATCCTCCACGGAGGCCCGGGCTGCACCCACGATTATGTCGACGCCTTCAAGGATATCGCCGCCAGCGGTCATGCGGTGGTGCACTACGATCAACTGGGCAATGGCAAGTCCACCCACCTGCCCGACCAGGACCCTTCGTTCTGGACCGTCCAGCTGTTTCTCGACGAACTGGACAACCTGCTTGACCACTTGGGTATTGGCCAGCACTACGTACTGCTCGGCCAATCCTGGGGTGGCATGCTCGCCAGTGAACATGCCGTTCGCCAGCCCGCCGGGCTCAAGGCGATGATCCTGGCCAACTCGCCCTCCTGCATGCGCACCTGGGTCAGCGAAGCCAACCGCCTGCGCGAGCAACTGCCGCCTGCCGTCCAGCAGGCGCTGCTCAAGCACGAGCAGGCCGGAACCTACAGCGACCCGGAGTACGTCGAGGCCTCGCGGGTGTTCTATGACCGCCACGTCTGCCGCATCAGTCCATGGCCCGAAGAAGTGGCGCGCACCTTCGCCCAGGTCGACGCCGACCCGACCGTCTACCACACGATGAGCGGTCCGACCGAGTTCCACGTGATCGGTTCGTTGAAGGACTGGACGATCATCGACCGGCTGCACCTCGTGCAAGTGCCGACCCTGGTCATCTCCGGCCGCCACGACGAGGCGACCGAAGCCGTGGTCAAACCCTACGTCGAAAAGATCGCCGGTGCCCGTTGGGCGCTGTTCGAGGACTCCAGCCACATGCCTCACGTCGAAGAGCGCCAGGCCTGCATGGGCACCGTACTGCAATTCCTCGACGAAAGCCTCTAG
- a CDS encoding phosphotransferase family protein — protein sequence MALTDQSTQIRAGEELDTALIDPYLKAHIPGLSGQPSISQFPGGASNLTYLIQYPGQEFVLRRPPFGRKAKSAHDMGREFRILNQLRDGFPYCPKAYVHCTDESLIGSEFYVMERVKGIILRSELPPELGLDATRTEALCKSFIDRLVELHRVDYNACGLADLGKPEGYVERQIRGWSERYEKALTPDAPSWEAVKAWLNDKMPADHPTSSIVHNDYRFDNVILDPENPMQIIGVLDWELTTLGNPLMDLGNTLAYWIQADDPAPVQLMRRQPSHAPGMLTRRQFVDYYAERAGLSIDNFDFYYTYGLFRLAGIVQQIYYRFFHGQTQDKRFAQFIHMNKLLEQMSLQVIQKSSL from the coding sequence ATGGCGCTTACTGACCAGTCCACTCAAATCCGTGCCGGTGAAGAACTCGACACCGCGCTGATCGATCCGTACCTCAAGGCGCATATTCCAGGCCTCAGTGGCCAGCCCAGCATCAGCCAATTCCCCGGTGGTGCCTCGAACCTGACCTACCTGATCCAGTACCCCGGGCAGGAATTCGTCCTGCGGCGCCCGCCGTTCGGCCGCAAGGCCAAGTCGGCCCACGACATGGGCCGTGAATTCCGCATTCTCAACCAACTCAGGGATGGCTTCCCGTACTGCCCGAAAGCCTACGTGCACTGCACCGACGAAAGCCTGATCGGCTCGGAGTTCTACGTCATGGAGCGGGTCAAGGGGATCATCCTGCGCTCCGAGCTGCCACCGGAACTGGGCCTGGATGCCACCCGTACCGAAGCCCTGTGCAAGAGCTTCATCGATCGCCTGGTCGAGCTGCATCGCGTCGACTACAACGCCTGCGGCCTGGCCGACCTGGGCAAGCCCGAAGGTTATGTCGAACGCCAGATCCGCGGCTGGAGCGAGCGTTATGAAAAGGCCCTGACCCCGGATGCACCGAGCTGGGAAGCGGTCAAGGCCTGGCTGAACGACAAGATGCCAGCCGATCATCCAACCTCGAGCATCGTGCATAACGACTACCGCTTCGACAACGTGATCCTCGATCCCGAGAACCCGATGCAGATCATCGGCGTGCTCGACTGGGAGCTGACCACCCTCGGCAACCCGCTGATGGACCTGGGCAACACCCTCGCCTACTGGATCCAGGCCGACGACCCGGCACCGGTGCAGTTGATGCGCCGTCAACCCAGCCACGCACCGGGCATGCTCACCCGCCGCCAGTTCGTCGACTACTACGCCGAGCGTGCGGGCCTGTCGATCGACAACTTCGACTTCTACTACACCTACGGCCTGTTCCGCCTGGCCGGCATCGTGCAGCAGATCTATTACCGCTTCTTCCACGGCCAGACCCAGGACAAACGCTTTGCGCAGTTCATTCACATGAACAAGCTGCTGGAGCAGATGAGCCTGCAGGTCATCCAGAAATCCAGCCTCTGA
- a CDS encoding SDR family oxidoreductase encodes MSKTQLFDLDGKIAFVSGASRGIGEAIARLLAQQGAHVIVSSRKIEGCQQVADAIIADGGKATAIACHIGEMEQISQVFAGIREQFGRLDILVNNAATNPQFCNVLDTDLGAFQKTVDVNIRGYFFMSVEAGKLMREHGGGSIINVASINGVTPGIFQGIYSVTKAAVINMTKVFAKECAQFGIRCNALLPGLTDTKFASALVKNDSILKTALQQIPLKRVADPSEMAGAVLYLASDASSYTTGVALNVDGGFLS; translated from the coding sequence ATGTCCAAGACTCAGTTGTTCGACCTCGACGGCAAGATCGCCTTCGTTTCCGGAGCCAGCCGCGGTATCGGTGAAGCCATCGCCCGCCTGCTGGCCCAGCAGGGTGCCCACGTGATCGTCTCCAGCCGCAAGATCGAGGGATGCCAGCAAGTGGCCGACGCGATCATTGCCGACGGTGGCAAGGCCACAGCCATCGCCTGTCACATCGGTGAAATGGAGCAGATCAGCCAGGTCTTCGCCGGTATCCGCGAACAGTTCGGGCGCCTGGACATCCTGGTCAACAACGCTGCCACCAACCCGCAATTCTGCAACGTGCTGGATACCGACCTGGGCGCCTTCCAGAAGACCGTCGACGTGAACATCCGCGGCTACTTCTTCATGTCGGTGGAAGCCGGCAAGCTGATGCGCGAACACGGCGGTGGCAGCATCATCAACGTGGCCTCGATCAACGGCGTCACCCCGGGGATCTTCCAGGGCATCTACTCGGTGACCAAGGCGGCGGTGATCAACATGACCAAGGTCTTCGCCAAGGAGTGCGCGCAGTTTGGCATTCGCTGCAACGCCTTGCTGCCGGGCCTGACCGACACCAAGTTCGCCTCGGCACTGGTCAAGAACGACTCGATCCTCAAGACCGCCCTGCAGCAGATCCCGCTCAAGCGCGTGGCCGACCCGAGCGAAATGGCCGGCGCCGTGCTGTACTTGGCCAGCGACGCCTCCAGCTACACCACTGGCGTGGCGCTGAACGTCGACGGTGGCTTCCTCTCCTGA
- a CDS encoding DUF2946 domain-containing protein: MKLARTDRSLIAWMLYCCVLFNVFACSIGHGQMVGQQLNGIGGQFCAVDPNTQAPLSSNPADEKLPTLAKAFGCPLCSTGGMGPALNSSLTLAILPEQHSPPLARIANQPLPNRFTWPSANPRAPPLA; this comes from the coding sequence ATGAAACTGGCCCGTACCGATCGCTCACTCATTGCCTGGATGCTCTATTGCTGCGTCCTGTTCAATGTGTTCGCCTGCAGCATCGGCCACGGGCAGATGGTCGGCCAGCAGCTCAACGGTATCGGCGGCCAGTTCTGTGCCGTTGACCCGAACACCCAGGCACCGCTGTCGAGCAACCCTGCCGACGAAAAGCTGCCAACCCTGGCCAAGGCCTTTGGTTGCCCACTGTGCTCCACCGGCGGCATGGGCCCGGCACTCAACTCCAGCCTGACCCTGGCGATCCTCCCGGAACAGCACAGCCCGCCCCTGGCACGCATCGCCAACCAGCCGCTGCCCAACCGCTTTACCTGGCCCTCGGCCAATCCCCGCGCCCCACCGCTCGCCTGA
- a CDS encoding TonB-dependent receptor yields the protein MKRFSLLAGLLGCLSANGWAQETLDLAPVTIEATSSAEPGLDLDTPITTGSRLGLSPRETPASVSVANRDSIERHGARNFQDAANSLPGVNATAPLGFGGFVSYRGFTSSQVTQMFNGIVVPTGLARPVDAWIYDRVELVGGPSSLLNGAGSVGGSLNYITKLANRQEQAAEGKISYGSNDTREMSFGLNHALTDPAADVQHYARLDVSHNASNDYIDRNQRDAWSLAFSLLSDLTPDLSHTLALEYQDEVVDSPYWGTPVLNPKVGELKIDRHNRFNNYNVADGQYVQRTRWLRSIIDYRINDSTSLRNTLYHLGTERDYRDLETYQYNPGNTVVNRSTAYLVRHSGEQNGNQFELRHQSSLFGLDSRWAGGFEYRINSTTNHPWNVPANNSVTPDDFDPGYFYGLPGTRPGFVSDKTNQVTTRALFVENRLMLTDKLALLTGLRYDDIDLDVTNHRVVTASNPRHLRRSWEPVTGRAGLIYQFVPSANVYVQYSTAAEQPNGTQNFDVSTGKQWEVGSKFSYLDGRGSATAAAYHIVRRDFAVTDPQDPTNTLAVGQQSSRGIELASSLRITPRLLAEGNFAWVDAQYDEFNEKNAAGVVVSRKGNTPTNVPERVANLWLTYDFDPRWQGGVDARYVAKVYADSANTQYVPGYTLYGSFLSYKLDSHTTVTGRVRNLTNQVYAEFAHVSPAYYLGTPRTFELAVQTRF from the coding sequence ATGAAACGCTTCTCCCTGCTCGCAGGCCTGCTCGGCTGCCTGTCCGCCAACGGTTGGGCGCAAGAAACCCTCGACCTCGCCCCCGTGACCATCGAGGCGACGTCATCCGCCGAACCTGGGCTGGATCTCGACACCCCGATCACCACCGGTTCACGCCTGGGGCTGAGTCCGCGGGAAACCCCGGCCTCGGTCAGCGTGGCCAACCGCGACAGCATCGAGCGTCACGGCGCACGCAACTTCCAGGACGCCGCCAATAGCCTGCCCGGAGTCAACGCCACGGCCCCGCTGGGCTTCGGCGGCTTTGTCTCCTACCGCGGCTTCACCAGCAGCCAGGTCACCCAGATGTTCAACGGTATCGTCGTGCCCACCGGCCTTGCGCGCCCGGTGGATGCCTGGATCTATGACCGGGTCGAACTGGTCGGCGGCCCCTCGTCGCTGCTCAATGGCGCAGGTTCGGTCGGCGGCTCGCTGAACTACATCACCAAGCTGGCCAACCGCCAGGAACAGGCGGCCGAAGGCAAGATCAGCTACGGCAGCAACGACACCCGGGAAATGTCCTTCGGCCTCAACCATGCCCTGACCGATCCCGCGGCCGACGTGCAGCACTATGCCCGCCTGGATGTCAGCCACAATGCCAGCAACGACTACATCGACCGCAACCAGCGCGACGCCTGGAGCCTGGCATTCTCGCTGCTCAGCGACCTGACGCCGGACCTGTCGCACACCCTGGCCCTGGAGTACCAAGACGAGGTGGTCGACAGCCCCTACTGGGGCACTCCGGTACTCAACCCCAAGGTCGGCGAACTGAAGATCGACCGGCACAACCGTTTCAACAACTACAATGTCGCCGATGGCCAGTACGTGCAGCGCACCCGCTGGCTGCGCTCGATCATCGACTACCGGATCAACGACAGCACCAGCCTGCGCAACACTCTCTATCACCTGGGGACCGAGCGTGATTACCGCGACCTGGAAACCTACCAGTACAACCCCGGCAACACCGTCGTGAACCGCTCTACCGCCTACCTGGTGCGCCACTCCGGCGAACAGAACGGCAACCAGTTCGAGCTGCGCCACCAGTCGAGCCTGTTCGGCCTGGACAGCCGCTGGGCCGGCGGCTTCGAGTATCGGATCAACAGCACCACCAACCACCCGTGGAATGTCCCGGCCAACAACAGCGTGACCCCGGACGACTTCGATCCCGGCTACTTCTACGGGCTTCCCGGCACGCGTCCGGGTTTTGTCAGCGACAAGACCAACCAGGTCACCACCCGCGCCCTGTTCGTCGAAAACCGACTGATGCTGACCGACAAGCTGGCCCTGCTGACAGGGCTGCGTTATGACGATATCGACCTGGACGTGACCAACCACCGCGTAGTGACCGCCAGCAATCCCCGGCATCTGCGCCGTAGCTGGGAGCCGGTCACCGGACGTGCCGGGCTGATCTACCAGTTCGTGCCCTCGGCCAACGTCTACGTGCAGTACAGCACGGCAGCCGAACAACCCAACGGCACGCAGAATTTCGACGTCTCTACCGGCAAGCAGTGGGAAGTCGGCAGCAAGTTCAGCTACCTCGACGGTCGCGGCAGCGCCACGGCGGCGGCCTATCACATCGTGCGCAGGGACTTCGCCGTGACCGACCCACAGGACCCGACCAACACCCTTGCGGTGGGGCAACAGTCATCGAGGGGCATCGAACTGGCCAGTTCGCTGCGCATCACCCCGAGACTGCTGGCTGAAGGCAACTTCGCCTGGGTCGACGCGCAATACGATGAGTTCAACGAGAAGAACGCCGCCGGCGTGGTGGTTTCGCGCAAGGGCAACACCCCGACCAATGTCCCGGAGCGTGTCGCCAACCTGTGGTTGACCTATGACTTCGATCCACGCTGGCAAGGTGGGGTCGATGCACGCTACGTGGCCAAGGTCTATGCCGACAGTGCCAACACCCAATATGTACCCGGCTACACCCTGTACGGCAGCTTCCTGAGCTACAAGCTCGACAGTCATACCACGGTGACCGGGCGGGTACGCAACCTGACCAACCAGGTGTATGCCGAGTTCGCTCATGTATCCCCGGCGTACTACCTGGGCACGCCGAGGACTTTCGAGCTGGCGGTACAAACCCGCTTCTGA